A stretch of Leucobacter aridicollis DNA encodes these proteins:
- a CDS encoding Lrp/AsnC family transcriptional regulator has product MKTDLDDIDRRLIAILQSDGRRSFKEISEETGIPASSVRYRVQRLEESGTLQIVGVADPLRIGFDRLALVGLKCEMGKARLVCEELSKLPETSYVVLTTGPFDVMVEVVCRDVAHYTEFLHDRLPKQDGIIGAETFFVLEAYKLAYGWGVGDTPPVPAAEAEDDPSGERDELTAH; this is encoded by the coding sequence ATGAAAACCGACCTCGACGACATCGACCGGCGACTCATCGCGATTCTGCAGTCGGACGGGCGGCGCTCGTTCAAGGAGATTTCCGAGGAGACCGGCATCCCCGCGTCGTCCGTGCGCTATCGCGTGCAGCGGCTCGAGGAGTCGGGGACGCTGCAGATCGTCGGGGTCGCCGACCCGCTCAGGATCGGGTTCGACAGGCTCGCCCTCGTCGGCTTGAAGTGCGAGATGGGCAAGGCGCGGCTCGTCTGTGAGGAGCTCTCGAAGCTCCCGGAGACGAGCTACGTGGTGCTCACGACCGGGCCGTTCGACGTGATGGTCGAGGTCGTGTGCCGCGACGTCGCCCACTACACGGAGTTCCTGCACGACCGGCTGCCCAAGCAAGACGGAATCATCGGCGCCGAGACGTTCTTCGTGCTCGAGGCCTACAAGCTCGCCTACGGGTGGGGCGTCGGCGACACGCCGCCAGTGCCCGCCGCGGAGGCGGAAGACGACCCAAGTGGAGAGCGCGACGAGCTCACCGCTCACTGA
- a CDS encoding cupin domain-containing protein, with amino-acid sequence MAHDETDAPEAGDAPLAAGSVIDTLALGLPLEDLPAAEVRAGAPLAGATDIDAGPGLSLGVWEMTAGTAVDVEADECFIVLRGSATVTIFGDDGDPDSVIELRPGSLGRLAAGMRTEWVIREDLRKLYILPVE; translated from the coding sequence ATGGCACACGACGAGACTGACGCGCCGGAGGCGGGCGACGCGCCCCTGGCCGCTGGTTCCGTGATTGACACGCTCGCGCTTGGGCTGCCTCTCGAGGACCTGCCCGCCGCGGAGGTTCGGGCGGGCGCCCCGCTGGCCGGTGCGACCGACATCGACGCCGGGCCCGGGCTGTCGCTCGGCGTCTGGGAGATGACGGCCGGGACCGCGGTCGACGTTGAGGCCGACGAGTGCTTTATCGTGCTCCGCGGCAGCGCGACGGTGACGATCTTCGGCGACGACGGCGATCCTGATTCGGTGATCGAACTTCGCCCCGGCTCGCTCGGCCGCCTCGCCGCAGGCATGCGCACCGAGTGGGTCATCCGCGAGGATCTCCGAAAGCTCTATATCCTCCCGGTGGAATAA